acTCACGGAtggtttcttgttggccattaacttatatggtgtcttttcaaacatcttgttgatcagggttcgattctgagtataacacgCAGTgctaacagcttcagcccagaaatacgtaggaagattggcttcattcagcattgtccttgcagtcTTAACCAATGTACGATACTTTTGATTCTACCACTCCATTCTATTGAGGAGTCCTTGGTGCTGAATACTGTCTTGAGATGCCTTTCTCCATACAGAAATCATTCAactttgcatttctgaattctgtgccattatcTGATCTTATGCATCTTACAGGCACGCCAActtctaactcaatcttgttgatgtgatcAATAATCATTTCAGCTacttcatcctttgaatgtaagaataacacccacgtgtatttggaatagtcatcaacaatcactaagaAATATTTCTTTCTCGACATAGACATTACATTGACTGGTCCGaacaaatccatatgcagtaGTTGTAAGGGCTCAGCAATGTCAGAAACTGTCTTCTTCTTATGTGATGCTCTCTTTGACTTTCCcttctcacatgcttcacaaagtccTTCAGGACAAAATTCCATCTCGGGCAGacctctcaccaattccctcttaaccaaagaattcatggtcttgaagtttaagtgggagagcttcttatgccataaccaactgTCGTCTAGAGAAGCTTTAATATAGAATCACAGAACTTGACCATCTTCAGCGGAATTCCAGTCAGCTACAAAAAAATCACCCTTTCTCACTCCATTGAGAGTaagcttctcattcttctgattagagatcaaacacCTCTCCTTCTTGAACAAAACTTTTATCACAAAATTGGCTTATGCTGAGGAGATTATGCATCAAACCTTCAACCAGAGAAAtatcttcaatgatgacatttccaatttctaaacagccatatcccgttgtataacctttgctgtcatctccaaaggtaactttcgggccagctttctcaaccacctttgatagcagggctctatctccagtcatatgcctcgaacatccactgtccagaatctaaatgaccttcttctgcttaatgccctgaaaacaaaggagattaagttttctttggtacccaaactaagttgggtccaggggacttagaagcatttgaatatTTAACATTCTGCTTCACAGAATTGACAGGCTTAGTATGTTGTGCATTGTCTTTGACTGTCCCTTTGTCACTTACAGAAGCACCAGCAGACTTGCTTCTGGGCTTGGTGACAGGTGCCTCTTTCCTAACCTTAGGAGGGCTGACAGTCTTAGACTTACCAGTGTGTGTGTGTACATGCTTATCATGATTATGTGATGGATTGTGtgagtgtgtggaatcaagataagtgttCATGAAATTAACAACACATGGCATGCAAAAAAAATTATCGCACTTAGGAGATTTAGGCATGCTAGACATTTTATGCATATTAACATTCTTAACAATATCTACCTTAGCCTTCCTACAAGCATGAGTAAGATGACCAGCAGATCCATAATTGTTGCATAACTTTCTAGGGCCATTGTCTCCTATCCTGCCATTTCTATTCCTCCTTCTTTTAGTTATGGAACTAAAACCTAGTCCAGCCTTAGATGTTTCACTATCTGAGTCAGCTGACTTACTAGGTTCCTTTGCCTTTTTATCTTTTAATTCATTTAAGTCCTCAACAAGCAACTCATGTTCAATGAATAGTCTATCCTCATCAAAAGGATCAGAAGATGCTTTTTGTACAAAGGTTTCTTAGTATTTTTCAGAACGTGTGGTGTATTAGGTGGATTATCTACTTTTTTAACTTTTTCATTTTCCACCACATGTTTCTTACTTGACTTTCTAAGCTCATCATAATCTAACCCAATTCCAAGTTTACCACTTACAACTTGACTAGATATGAGTTCCTTCGCAAGATTAGCAAAATTGGCATAAGCTTGTAACTTAGCTTCTAATTCCTTTATCTTCTCATCTCTCTGAGCAATGGTCTCAACATGATTATTAGCCTTAAGTTCTAGATAGTGATGTTTTTGCCTAATGTCTTCAACATTAACTTTCTCAAGAACTAACTTATCAAGTTCTTCCTGTAGTTTCTTTACCTTTTCTTTCAAGTCACCTACAGTACCATTAGCATTTTTCAAGGAGACTATACAGTGATAATAGCTCAGATTTATGGAATTATATCTATCAATGCATGCTTTCTCAGTGTATTCAACTTTTATACTATCAAATGAAGATGCAGCAGGTATAGTGATAGACTTTCTAAAAGCAAGGCAGTGTTCATTCTCACATAGATTTTCGGTATGAAATGGAGGTGAGTAGGAGCAAAGGATTACCTGTCTTGAAGAGTGTGGAGTGTCAGCCATGAGTGCCAGATTTCCAAACTGCTTTTCctcatcatcagtatcatccAAGCTTCTACCCTCAGCTATGTAAGACTTCACTGGATACTTCTTCGAACCTCCAGAATCTTTCCTTTGATAAGCCTTTCCTTTGTATCTTTCCTGTTGACTCCTTCTACATTCAGTGGCAAAGTGTCCCATTTCTCCACAGTTGAAACACTTGACATTCTTTCTATCCACCATCCTTGTCTTGTAGCCTGAGTCTGAATATGATGGAGATTTCTGACCCCTGTTGCTGCTACCAGATCCCCTGAAGGCTTGTTTCCTCCTGAATCTCAGGTTTCCAAACATAGCTACCATGTTGGCCATGGTGGGATCCTTCATATCTTGCAACTCTTCCATTGTATAATAATCCCTTGGGTCTCCAGAGAGATTTCCATCATCAACTTCAGCATCACAAAGCACTTGATCATTTGTCTTTGGCTTTTCAGCAGTTATGTCCAAGTCCTTGTGTTTACTagctacaagagcagttgtcTTTAGTAACTCAACATTCTTCACGTCCACTGCACCACTTCCATATATAATCTTTTTCTGTTCCAATTCCATTTCATGAGTCTTCATCTTCCCATATAACTTGTCCAGAGACATAGTCTTGAAGTCCAAGCGCTCACGAACTGAATCTCCTTTACTTATAAAATGTGTGGGCAATGTCAACATAAACTTCCTGTTTATCTCTTTCTGTTCATATCTCTTCCCATAGATGCTCAGTTCATTTATCAACTTGTTCAATCTTTCAAAGACTGAAGTTATGTTTTCTCCTGGGAGAGATTTGAATGCCTCGTACTGGGTAGTCAGAATATCAAGTCTGTTTTCTCTGACGTCTTCCGTTCCTTCCATTAACAACTCTATGGTTTGCCACATATGCTTAGCATTTTCACACACAACAATTTGATGGCTCATGTCATCATCCATGGATTCCATCAACAAGTGCTGCACCTTGGCATCTAGACTATCCAATTCAATATCCTTCTCAGTGTAGTCATCTGGACT
The sequence above is drawn from the Apium graveolens cultivar Ventura chromosome 2, ASM990537v1, whole genome shotgun sequence genome and encodes:
- the LOC141694519 gene encoding uncharacterized protein LOC141694519, with the protein product MSSQKIGGLNVPKFDKANYNLWKKRMLLYLRAADHRYIKVIEKGPFVFEIKDPNNDEKRIPKSPDDYTEKDIELDSLDAKVQHLLMESMDDDMSHQIVVCENAKHMWQTIELLMEGTEDVRENRLDILTTQYEAFKSLPGENITSVFERLNKLINELSIYGKRYEQKEINRKFMLTLPTHFISKGDSVRERLDFKTMSLDKLYGKMKTHEMELEQKKIIYGSGAVDVKNVELLKTTALVASKHKDLDITAEKPKTNDQVLCDAEVDDGNLSGDPRDYYTMEELQDMKDPTMANMVAMFGNLRFRRKQAFRGSGSSNRGQKSPSYSDSGYKTRMVDRKNVKCFNCGEMGHFATECRRSQQERYKGKAYQRKDSGGSKKYPVKSYIAEGRSLDDTDDEEKQFGNLALMADTPHSSRQVILCSYSPPFHTENLCENEHCLAFRKSITIPAASSFDSIKVEYTEKACIDRYNSINLSYYHCIVSLKNANGTVGDLKEKVKKLQEELDKLVLEKVNVEDIRQKHHYLELKANNHVETIAQRDEKIKELEAKLQAYANFANLAKELISSQVVSGKLGIGLDYDELRKSTSSDPFDEDRLFIEHELLVEDLNELKDKKAKEPSKSADSDSETSKAGLGFSSITKRRRNRNGRIGDNGPRKLCNNYGSAGHLTHACRKAKRELVRGLPEMEFCPEGLCEACEKGKSKRASHKKKTVSDIAEPLQLLHMDLFGPVNDEVAEMIIDHINKIELEVGVPVRCIRSDNGTEFRNAKLNDFCMEKGISRQYSAPRTPQ